The following nucleotide sequence is from Triticum dicoccoides isolate Atlit2015 ecotype Zavitan chromosome 7B, WEW_v2.0, whole genome shotgun sequence.
TATCTATTATGCCTATGACATCATGCAGATGGTACATGCCGCCAGAATACAGAGATAGTGGCTTGGTATCAAACAAGTTTGACGTGTTCAGTTTGGGCATCATAATTATAAAAACAGTGGCTGGAAATATGGGCTACTTCCGCTATTCTGAAATGTCTCCCAAAGATTTTATTGAGTTTGTAAGAAAAAAAATCAATATTTATCTATACCATGAATACATATGGGTCTTTACACATTGAAAGTTTATTTATTTTGCATGCATCTGCTGCTTTTCTAGGATAGCTTATATTCCAATTTCACATGTAGGTAAGTGTAAACTGGATGAAGAGGTGGCAGGCAATGCCGGGTTACTATTCATCACACGAAGTAGACATTCTAACAGTGATTACATGTATTGAGACCGCATTAAGATGTGTGGAGACCAACCATGAAAAGAGGCCCTGCATAGAGGATATTGTCCATGAACTGGACGAACTAGAAGCTGAGATTAAGAGAATAAGATTACTAGCTCCTAATCCTATGCAGATTCTTTTGAGTAATCAAGGCCCTGGCATGGAGTTTCCAAAAATTTCCAGGCTATGTATGGCCCATAACTTGGCCCAATATAAGCGCATCCTGGATTTTAAATTCAGTTTGATTGAAGCTATTACAAACGGTTTTTCAGATGATCAGAAAATTGGAAGTGATGGGTATGGAGATGTTTACAGGGTATGCATGACCAATTATTATATTTCATGTCTCTAGTTGGCAAATTAACAATATCACTGTTGGGTGTAATCTACCCTGATCATGCTAAATTGCGGTTTTAACAGGCATTGTATAATGGGGAAGAGATTGTTGTGAAGAAGCTTCATTCCCTGGAGGGACTTGATGACAAACAATTTGAGAATGAAATGCATATCCTTACCGAGATCCATCACAAAAATGTTGGTCGGTTAATTGGCTACTGCTACGAAACTTGCCTTACAAATGTTGAGCACAATGCTGAACGTGTTTCCTCAGTGAAAACAGAGCGAGTTCTCTGCTTTGAATATACACAAAGTGGAAGCCTTGATAAACACATTGCAGGTAAAATCATTATGACCGACAATTGGCTCTATATGCACGTTTGAGGCCAAAGATAAATGGATGCCCAGGCATATGCCAACTTTCCTCATATTCTTGCCTTTTTACTTATTTGCAGATGAACCTTGCGGACTTGACTGGTCCACACTTTACAAAATTATTAAAGGGACTTGTGAGGGCTTAAATCACCTTCTCAGTGCACAGCAAAAACCTATTCTCCATCTAGACTTGACACCTGCTAACATTTTTCTGGTTAATGGCAAGACACCTAAAATTATAGGTTTTGGTTTGTGGAGACTTATTGATTTGACAAAAATGCATCAAACAAAGATCTTCAAAGAAACACAGTAAGTTGATGGATCATATTGTGAAACATTAATTCTTGTAAATCTTTTAAACAAAAATGTCCTTGTTCTCAGTGCACTAACTGTATAAATATTTAATATTTGTGATGCTTATGATATCATGCAGCGGGTACATGCCACCGGAATATGTTGACACTGGCTTTATATCAAACAAGTTTGATGTGTTCAGTTTGGGTGCCATAATTATAAAGCTGATGGCCGGAAATATGGGCTACTCTCGTTGTTTCGAAATGTCTCCCAAAGAGTTTATTCAACATGTAAGAATAAACTCGTTATAtgtcattttatttatttttgcatgCAACTTTTGTACTATCATTCTAGGGGACTTCATGTTACAATTTGTATGCAGGTTAGTGACAATTGGACGAAAAGGTTGCATGCAATGCCAGGATATTCACCATACGAAATAGACATCCTACGAGTGAGTGCATGTGTTGAGATTGCATTAAGATGTGTGGACGATGACCGAGAGAAAAGGCCCTGTATAGAAGACATTGTCCATAAACTGGGGGAACTAGAAGCTAGGGTTAAGACAATAATGTTACTACCTCATGATCATAGGCGTGGTCTCTTGACTAACTTGGGCCCTGTCCCGTACTTTCCAAAACATATCAGGCTATATATGTCCCACAACTTGGCCCAAAATGGATCAGTTACAGGGTATAAATCTAATCGGCTTAAGCTTGATTCTCAGTCAGGCCCCACTAGTACTACTCATGGACGTAAGTCAGAAGACCCAAGTCTCCAGGTACATAATCTATCAATATCCAAACTGAAATCCTGTATTGACAGTATGCTTCTATGGAGACCAGTGCAGCTTATAATTAATATCTTACTTTGTACTAATTTATTACATTCTGAATTGTTTAGAACTTCATAGGGTACTATTACTAGTTCATGATAGTCATAGTAGATGAACATTCAGAAGACCTTACCATGTTGATTCTAGTGGTGAAGGGCCCTCCCTGCTTTTGTTGGCCCAGAGGCCGACTGAGCCCTGTGATCTGCAGAAATTTACCATCAATTAGGCAAAACACAttgagggcctctttgattcaaaggattttcgtaGGATTTGGAGGACTAGAATGCTTATGAATTTTTCATAAGTTGgtcctttgatttgtaggattgaatCCTATAGGAATTTTTCCTAAGGAATCATTTGTATTACATTCCATAggaaatctagcatccactccgaaCCCTTGGAAAAAATCGTCCTTTTTCGTGTGATGCAGTCAAACAAACTCAAATCATGTAGCATCCGAAAGGGCAGATATTCTAATCCTGTGTTTTTCACATTGCCCTGCTTTTACAATCCAGTTTGCTAATATGGCGCCCAACAAACAGAACCTGATTATATGCAATCAACCGAACACAAGTTTGGCTTGTTTTCCATTACCGCTATCACCCCATTAAGTTGAAATAAAACTGAGTAATAAGTGTCTATTTTCTTATTTTACCTCGGGTGCGAGCATGGAGCGCATGGATAATTTTAGGCAAGTAGTGCGCAtgttttcagaaaaaaaaatcatCAGCCATATATTCTTTGTGAATGGAGATATTGAATTTAACCTAAAAGTGCTAATAAAAATTGTATAAAATGCCACCCCTCAATAACCAAGGAGCTCTTTATGCAGACGGGATGCATTCCACACCATATGTCATTACAGTATTTGAAAGACATCACAAACAATTTCTCTGATGATCGAATAATTGGTAGAGGTGGCTTTTCTGTGGTATATAAGGTAAGGTTAAATCATATATGTTTCATTTCCACAACTATAAACCACATCTATAGTAATAATAAGAGACTTTAAACAGGGAATACAACCAAGTGGGGAAATGGTTGCAGTGAAGAAGTTTGTGCAACCAACGAGCTCACAAGAAGAATTCGAGAACGAGCTTAAACTCCTTATGGAACTGAAGCACCCAAATATAGTGCAACTTGTAGGCTACTGCTATGAAACGCGAAAACTACATATGTTTCATGAAGGAGAATACATTTTTGCTGAGGACACTCAAACTTTGCTCTGTTTAGAATGTCTGCCTAATGGAAGTCTTGAGAACTACATTTCAGGTATGATGTTTATATGTGAACAAAATGTTTGTTTCTCTACTTCTAATCTTTCCTTGAGATATCAGTTTTCATAGTCTAATCATAGTCCCCAAAAATCGTGTTCTTATGAAAGATAAAAGACAACCAACAATAAAATTTTGAAGTCCTTCTGGATAAAATCTTATGAAAGATTTGAAGGCAACATTGGTATAATGTTCTTATCTTCTTTAAAACGCAGATGCATCTTCTAGACTTCATTGGCACACACGCTACAAAATAATTGAGGGGATTTCCTCTGGTCTACAATACCTTCATGAGCAATTTAAAGATCCCATTCTTCATTTGGACCTAAAACCCGCGAACATATTGCTTGATAAAAATATGTTACCAAAAATTACAGACTTTGGTCTGTCAAGACTGTTTGATCAAAGCCAATCTATTCATACTGCACGTACTTGTGGAACACTGTAAGCAAACCTCCTCTTAATGATTCATTGCTTTTTAGTAATCAATGGAATGTGGTTTTCTTACCCTAATCTTAACACTTCATATTAACCAAACCATGTTATGATGCAGAGGTTACATGCCACGAGAATTTCTTCAAGGTATAATCACACCTATGTCAGACATATTCAGTTTGGGTGTAATAATTTTGGAGGTAATAACGGGTCACAAGGGGTACCCAGATGATATTAGAACATCTTCCAAGACCTTCATCGAGCCCGTAAGAGAAATCGGTTTGACATTTCAAGATGGAGAGGCCCCTTCTCACAAGACCATGCCACATTTTACCATTGTATAGTAATATATTCGCTATATGTGTTCAATTTCACAGGAACTTAAAAAATGGAGAAATGTGCTGCAAAATAAACCAGGGTATAGATCAATCGAAAAAGATTGCCAACAAATAAAAAGATGCATCCAGATAGGCCTAATCTGCGTGAATCATGACCGGACCAAAAGGCCTACAATGAAGAAAATTATCGATATGCTTCAAGGCTTGGAAAGTATGAATTGGTACATTAGCAATGAGGTAACACTTGTAGCCAACGTATGACAACATAAGGGCATATAATTTATGGGAAAACTTCGTTTTTGCCACTCTAggttttgccaactttgcttatgccactctagaatttgacatctcacatttgccactcttagcttttgacaatacatcacaaatgccatttcgtggcaaaaacgataatttttcatttcacttttgccactcttagcttttgacatgtatcacaattgccactctaaaacttttgtttttgccacggaatggcaaaagtgatatattgtcaaaagctaagagtggcaaaagtgaaatgtcaaattctagagtggcataagcaaagttggcaaaaactagagtggcaaaaacaaagttttcccataaTTTATTTAGTTCCCCTCTTTCCTACCAATAGAAGGTACAAACATGAGCTTTTAGTAATTGTACCCTAGAAAGTGACTAATGCTATAACTAGCCTCCAAATACTTTTTTTTACTGCAAGTAATAACCTAGTTTCTAGGACTAAGCTATGTGTATACCTTGCATGACACTTAACTTGATTACTTTTGAATCGAAATTTCTTGAGTCTAGTGTAACTAGGGTGTGCTCAATAAGTTGCACTTCCTAGTTTGCATCTTACCTTTTGAATGAAAAGATAGGAAGTTtggctataactaattttttttttgcatggtaatacgtgtctcattcatatcataaagattaatGTAATTGGCTATAACTAATTACCGGACATGTTTAAAGTGATTTTTTGGTATTCACCTTTTATGACCAGGAATACGTAAGAATCTTTTCAGTACGATAACTGCACATAAAATATTTTGTGAACTGAAACTAACAACTGGCATGTCTACCTTCAGTCTGCATCAACTGACTCATGTGTTGCCCCTCAACTATTGACCACCAATATCTTAAAATGGCTCTCAAAAAGTTGTCATTTTGCACTCAAAACGTTGGCCACCGATATCTCATAAAACGTTTTTTTACTGATATTTTGTAAAATATTTACATTATATACGTTTAAATATAATTGTGTTGAAATGTATAAATCTCGTAGAGAATAAATTACTGGTCAAACTTGCATTTTGTTGAAAGCAGCACCTTTAGACAACCAGAGAGCTGTATAAATCAAGCAACACTTAACCAGCAGTCTGGTCCATTCCAGTTATAAGCCATGACATCCAGCCGGAGGTTTAGCTCCGCGAAGGAGGTCGTCACATATCCTCTGCTTCTACCGTCTTGCTGGTATGCCACTTTAACAATTCTATAATGTAACAGAGAGATGAAAACCTAATTTAAATTGCATTTAGTTATTCGTTCCACAGGGCTTTGGATCTCCGTTCATGCTACATTGCAATTGGCGCTTATGTTTGACAGCCGCTATCCAAGCTATCAATTTGTTCTAGCTGGTGCATATCACATATCTGAAATTTGCTAGTTCCTGGAGGCATATGCAGTACTACCTACGGACATGGTTGCCACAAAAGGATGAAAGGCATCAAAATCTTTGGGAGCTGGTGTAACTCAATTATCAGCACCTGTTAATTAGGATGAGAGTTGGAACAAGAAATCAGTAGACAGGGGAACAAGAAATCTGTTGCCGGTGTTGTACATAATACCAGTTAATCCAATACCTTTGGACTTTGGTATATGCATAGTATGTAAGTAACAAACATTTTATTTAGCTAGAAGTAATCGCTGCACCGAATCAAAACCCCCATCTGCTACGTCACCTAGATGTTCTAGCCCATCAGAACTGAACCTGGGTCGTCGTCGCCGTCGTGTGGGTGCAGGTGTTGTTGTGCGTGATCATGGCAGATTTTATTCTTGGACGGGCTGTCGCTGCTCGCTAATCTTTTGAGAACGTCTGTAACACTGAACATGTTAAGCCTGGGCGATCTGGCATATGCTGTACTTTTTGCGAAAGATATTCTTTGGTTAACAAGCTGAACTCATCATTGTGCAACTCCATGCCGTCAAATTGGAAGGCTCAAACTCTGAGTTTGTTTTCTTTTACCCATGATATATTGCTCAGTCTGCGATACATGATGCTGGCCTTGTGTGCGTCAGTAAGGCACAGGAGCTGTTCCGTGTCCTCTGTACTGAACAAGCTTTGTTGCATCAATAGAATGCTGGTGATTATATGAACAAAACTCTGTTTAATTCAACCTCTTCTGAGTTGGAGTTATCGAGATTCTTTTGATTCTTGCCTCTGCTCTAATTCTTTGCTGAACCGCGCAAACAAACAACAAATTCATCTCGATGCCGAACCGTTTTACTTCAGCTTTCAAGAGCTGGCAAATGTATACGAGCAGAGAGTTTGAGCTTTCATTACTCAtgttcttttttttgcggggaacatTACTCATGTTCTATCAGTACAGTTTTATTTTGGCATAAAAATGCTCCTGACTATATTTAGTTAAATAGCCGGGAACATCGGTTCGTTCGTAATGGACTTGTAGGCTGTAGCACCTGAAGAAATTGAACCATACACGGACAAGAAAGGCCTCTGATATAACCTCAAATTTCTTCAAACATTGGTTGCCAGGCAAAAAAGGCATTGGTTTACAATTAATTTTAGATCCTCTGGTTTGGTTTTGGTACCtcatgacagcggcagcagctgtcCTTGGCATTTGCAGAAACGGCGTCGCCGGCGAGCAGTGCAGCCCACCCACCCAGGATTTTGGTTGGCATTTTCCCAGGCTAAGATGGCAGGTAGCAAAATTTATGCAGATCTTTTTTATGGCTTGAAGATTTGATAGCTTAGCATACACTTTCAAGAGGTATTTCATTTTTCACCCGGATAGGCAAAACCTAGTGACAGCTTTACTTCTTCCCTTTTGAGTAATAAAATCCAtcctttgtcgaaaataaagatttACTTCTTCCCAGCTTTTCATCATTACAGCAAAAGGTAACAAACACCAGGGGAAATAGCATCCCACTCCGATCTACTAAAATCTGCAGGCAATGACGACACTCGCTAATGATGGTGCAGAAGAGATCCTGCGTCTTGCTGGGCCAAAGAAGCCTCCGTTGCTGCAGGAAAATCAATACATGAAAGATAACGTCAGTCAATTCGATgttccaaagagcccaccaaaccaCTGTAATCCCAAACCAAAGATAATCAATGCTCCCAGTCGGCTCAGATTTAAGCCAACTCCAACCCAATACCTCCCGAACAAAAAGAGCAGACAAAGATAGCAATGGGACAGCAAAACAAATTGCAATCTGTAGGCCAATGTCTATGAAGTATTTGCTGGTTTGTAACGATTCTATTCTATCATCGACAACCTGCCATGTTACAATCCAGATCTTCAAAGGAATTTTTAGCTTCCAGAGTTCGACCAAATATTGGGGTTTGGACTCCCAGATGGGAAAGCCAACGATACATAGATTTTGTGGTATAAGTTTTGCTACTAATGAGCTCCCACTACAGCTTCACTTCTTTCAAGAGTTGGCAATGATACATAGATTTTGTGGTATAAGTTTTGTACATATAGAGATGCAAGTTTGTTTGAATTTTCAGACTCGGGTTCTTTCATAACTCCAATAATAGCACACGAGGACAAATAATCCTCTTACAGGTTGAAGCAAGACATGATTAAAAAGGAAGAACAAGGAACGGATGCAGTGGACACACATAGATTAATTGTTCGTTTTTCTCTCTAATAAAGGTGTGAAGCCATGAATAGTAACCAAAACAGCCACTACAGAAGCATTATACATCAACGAATAAACTTCTCCAGCTACACTGAACTATTGCAGACTGAACAACCGAAGATTATTCAATATTAGTACAAGATGGGAAAAAGATTGGTTTACTCACTGTTATGAGAGGCACCTAAGACGGTGATCACCTTACCGAAGCGCTCTGAGGTGACCTGTGCCCACTCACAGACCCCTGGTAAGATTTCGCCAAGGTCAGTATTCCACTCGGAACAATCACCCGCCCATACTTTGTCTGTAATCCTTGGTTctattatcagctgctcaagaacaGAAGCATTTCTTAAGATACAGCATGCCAGCTCAATCTGAGCCTTGTAACATCGAAAACCGCTCATGAAGACCGTCTTGAGATGATCATGGCGGCGCATACCCGCCACCTCACTGCTGGAGTAACCACTGGATATCACATACAACATCTGCATTGGAAGCTTGCAATCATTGGTCAAACTAATAAAAATACAGTTTTTTTGGCTTGAAGGTCCATATATTAATCGTTTTAAATAAATAAAATTGCACTCACATGCAAGTGCAATGTCTCCAGTCCGGGTGCAACATTCAAACAATTGGCCAGTTGAAGAATTCCATTATCACCATTTGGGTCGTTAGAGTTGACAATTAATTGACAAGTCATATGCCTCAACTGCAAAAACATTCCCTGTTGTCCTGTTGGCAGCTTCTGCAACTGAAACATGACCCAAACAAATAAGATGACGCTGACAGTAACACCAACTTTGAAGAACTATGAGGtgaacaaaaaaaaagaaagaccAGCTAACCTGTGCATATTTTGATATGAAAGCTTGCAGATGTAATGTCTTCACTGGCAAAATGCTTGGAACTGCAGTGAATGCATGTGCTAGTGCTTTAGTGCCATTAAACTTCATTGTTGCCTTCTCTAGTTTCGAGCAACCATGAAGGACTATAGGGATCACTCGCCCTTTGTACTCAAAATGAGCAAGATCAGTAGCATGAAACTCAACCATCTGGATGTCCATTCCGGCAATCAGCAAATGTTGAAGTTTATCGAGTTTGTGTGGTACTATTAAGTTGTCCACACCATAGCACCCGATGATCTCTAAGTCCTCAAGTCCTGAACATTTTGCTAGCAAGCCTGGAAAATCTCCTAATATCTTAACAAATTCCAGAACAAGCCTTCTGAGTATTGTGAAGCCGGATATTCCTGAGTTTGGCTTTATAGAAACACCGGCGAGAAATAAGGACTGCACAAATAAGCAACCTTGTGAATCCAAGGCCTCGAGAGGGAAGTGGTGAAATTCGAATGGCTGATAAGTTTTCTTCAGATTAAAATGTATTATCTTTGCCTTAGATGAAGTGACAAACCCAATCCACCTGTCAAGATGATCAGTGTACTCTTTGTGCATGCCGCACCTGACGCTGAACTTATTGATTCCTATCCCACTATGCTGTTGAATAACAGAATTTACAGTCTCAATGAACTTTGCTCGTTTCATTTTGGTAGTATCCTGACCAGCGAACTCGTCATCGGTGTCAGAATCCAGATCATTGGGAGTGGGACCATCAAAATATAGATCACAGTGGAATGTCCAGAGCATTCTCCAACTCCTTGAAACAATGCTTGTCCTCACGGCCTCTTTCCGTGGCAGCAGTGACATTATAACAGGTTGAACCTCCTGCAACAAGAAAGGAGCTGAACTAGCTGCCGGTGGTAGACACAATGAGCTGAAAGTGCATATATTTTGAAAGAGAAATCTTATGCAAACTGCAAAATTTAGTTGTAGTTTCACTCAGTCCTTCATGATCTTTTTCagaaatttgttcctattcatccTGACAACAAATTAAGCAAGATGACCTAAAACATCGAGCCCCCACTTAAAAAAACAATAATCATGAAGTGGGTAATAGCTGAAGGGAAGCCCCAGGCAACAACTCAAACAGAAGACCAAATATATTTTTGCCCCAGAGGTTCAGACACCaaagatactccctctgtccgaaaatgctTGTCCTCGaaatggataaaatggatgtatctatactaaaataagtctagatacatccatttctaggacaagtatttccggacggagggagtatttccctTGCTGTAATGGAAGGGGGGAAATAGAGGAACTGAACTGAACTGACGGAATGGAAGTTACCGCGGGAAGGTCCTCCATCCGGAAGGACAGCGCGTCGGCGGCGCCGTGGTGGTGCTCCAACCTGCCCAGccttcccgccgccgccgccgcctgttcCACGGGCTGCTGCAGAGAGGGAGGATCCACGGGTTAATGGCGAAACAGGACTCCGCATCAGCAATCTGTCGATCTATCAGAAACACCTACGGAGAAGGAGAGGGGAGGGTATGATACCGCAGCTTACCTTCTGATCTACtagtggagaaggaggagggggagctgattcgtcttccccggctccgggcATCCCCTCTGCTCCACTCCGCTCTCTCTTCTGGATGACGCTCTGCAACGCAATGGAGCTAGTACACATTCTAATAAAAAATGTTGACCTTTTCTCTTAAAAAACAACCATTACAACGTGGATCTACATGACATATCACTGCATACATACCCCCATCGCGAGGTGCTCGCCGGACCAGCATAAGACGACCCGTCACAACCCTAACCGGCCCGCCCTAACCCAAATCAGGCTCAAAAGGGCTTAGATCTGGGCTTGCGGGGTGTCGCCGGCCACTGCCCGCTCAAAGCGCCATCCAGGCCGTGCCGAAGCGCAATCAGCCGAGCCACACCGCCGCCAAGCCCACCTGCCCAAGCCGGCGGCAACGGCAAGAGGGGGGGCGCCACGGAGGTCGGAGAGGTGGGGCAGAGAGGGCCGCCCCGGTCGCCTCGTTCGGGGAGGCGAAACGGGGGTACGATAGGGGAGCGAGGCCAATACGATGGGATGTCTGATTCCAGATGGCGGCAATTGCAGTCTGTATTAACTGGTCAATATTACAACTTACCAAAGTCTGTATTATAGACACTCGTGCATGTTAGATATACCGCATACATACTCTATTCAGTCGCATCTAAACTGGTCGGTCTCAAAGTAGCTGCATAACCACTGCTACGACGCTGCTTGTCCGTCCGGCGCTCAAAGTCCCTACATCGCCAGTTCGCCACGCCTCTACGGTGCCGCTCCGTCCTCTGGCGATCAACCTTGCTGCGTCGGAGCATCTccagccgccccccccccccaggcccccCAGACCACTTTTTCGACGCCGACGCCAAAAAACGCCCTTGTCGCgtccccaggacgccgaaaaaTCGCCTGTTCGGCCCGTTTTTGGGCCCGGCGATCGCAGGCCGAACCTGGCGCACTGGGGGGGaccgggggctccggcgcaagggaaaagcgcggctggcccacaccgtcaggtgaaaagtcaagtttttcttcctcgactcgcctcccaccccccgcgccctcggccgccAATAGCTGtatcccggcgccgcccgccgcccttctctgctagatagccattccccgccgaaaAAAGAGCAGAGGTTCGCCGAGGCAGCCCCTCCGCCAGCAGCTGGGCGTTTTtgccgccgtttccggccgcggaggggcagtttagcagcgggtacacgcccaccggacgcaaggtgttcggcgatttgcctgcctcgggGATGGACTCGGACGACAAGGAAGCGCTTGCTgcactgctggaggaggaagccgaggccgacatCCAGGAAgatgagcatctcatggtgctcgccgcccttgcccggctgctggcgagcaatgaaaagccgcgacgaggtggctcggcgccgagacggatgaaagcaaagaaccggcatcgtctcaaaggctactgcatgctctactccgactactttgccgatgctccacttcacgatGACAAAACATTTCGgcaccgttatcggatgagccgaaagctctcctcaggattgtgaatttcaTCCGGGAGTTCgatagctacttcaagtgcaagatggattgcaccggcaaacttggattcacctcaatctagaagtgcacgacagcgatgaggatgcttgcgtaCGGAGCTCCCGATGATTCACTCGATGACTATGggtgcatggccgagtccaccatcattgagtgtttctacaagttctatcgggcagtggtggcagtgtttggaccgcaatacttgagaacacccaatgcggaagacactgctcggatcctagcatagaatgcagcaagaggatttcctgggatgcttggaagcatcgactgcatgcattggaaatggaagaattgcccatttgcttggtaggggatgtacaaaggcgccaatggcggttgcagtgtggtacttgaggcggtggccacacaggacctctggatttggcactccttctttggtatgccaggaactcacaatgacatcaacgtgctgcagtgctcccctgtctttgtcaagcttgttgaaggtcattctcctccgatgAACTTCGaagtcaatgggcggcactacaacaaggggtactacctagctgatggcatctatccgagatggtctacatttgtgaacACTATCTTAAAcgttgtgccaggaggcaagaagtccCACTTTGCCAAGGTGCAGGAGGCTTGCCGGGAGGATGtccagcgggcatttggtgtgctccaatctcgatttgctgttgtccggtaccctacTCAGACctagtcgaaagatcaaatgtggaagatcatgacttgctgtgtcatcttgcacaacatgatcatcgagagcgagcaagaagagccggtgtttgacactgaaccatactataggcagggtcctctagcccgaagttgatcaccagctaccggtaaCCTAGACTGCCTACCTCagcatgcgtcaggagatccgagacccacaggtccaTCATCactgcagcaggatctggtggagcacctatggaggctcaagggcgacgccgggcgcgacgtgcgatgaaatatgagtttttatttgttgaactatataatttgtattgaactatttgttgttgcactATTTTGGTGAACTATTTCATTtcatgtgatgaactatgtgataattTTTTTTTATGTTGCTAATTGAATGCCAAGCCACGACGAACCACgctgaatatgggcctattctcgcttaTATGTGCCCTTTATTCTCCGAAAGTGGGCCGAAAACTGGGCCAacatcggcgcctgggggcgacctgAGGGCGACGGCTGGATGCCCAACCGCCCCCAGCGCCtattgtatcgccggctcgcccccagagggcgatttt
It contains:
- the LOC119335189 gene encoding putative F-box/FBD/LRR-repeat protein At5g56810 isoform X4, translated to MCTSSIALQSVIQKRERSGAEGMPGAGEDESAPPPPSPLVDQKQPVEQAAAAAGRLGRLEHHHGAADALSFRMEDLPAEVQPVIMSLLPRKEAVRTSIVSRSWRMLWTFHCDLYFDGPTPNDLDSDTDDEFAGQDTTKMKRAKFIETVNSVIQQHSGIGINKFSVRCGMHKEYTDHLDRWIGFVTSSKAKIIHFNLKKTYQPFEFHHFPLEALDSQGCLFVQSLFLAGVSIKPNSGISGFTILRRLVLEFVKILGDFPGLLAKCSGLEDLEIIGCYGVDNLIVPHKLDKLQHLLIAGMDIQMVEFHATDLAHFEYKGRVIPIVLHGCSKLEKATMKFNGTKALAHAFTAVPSILPVKTLHLQAFISKYAQLQKLPTGQQGMFLQLRHMTCQLIVNSNDPNGDNGILQLANCLNVAPGLETLHLHMLYVISSGYSSSEVAGMRRHDHLKTVFMSGFRCYKAQIELACCILRNASVLEQLIIEPRITDKVWAGDCSEWNTDLGEILPGVCEWAQVTSERFGKVITVLGASHNTTEASLAQQDAGSLLHHH